The window GTCTGACAACGTGAACCACGCCGACGACGGTGCCGGAATGGCGGCACGATGACGACTGCCCAGGCCACTCTCGAGGCGCCGTCCCGGATCGCGAGACCGGGTGGGAAAGCGCCGTACCTGCACCAGATCGACCTGTTCCGGCTGGTCACGTTCGCCTGCGTCATCCTCATCCACGTGGTGGGTGCGACGAACTTCGCGCAGGACGTCGGCGCCAACGCCGTCGAGACCCCGCTGCACTTCACGCGGGAGGCGTTCTTCGCGCTGACCGGGTTCGTGCTGGTGTTCCAGAACCGCGGCCGGGAGATCACCCCGGCCGACTTCTGGCGCCGCCGGCTGCCGCTGGTCGCGACGCCGTACCTGGCCTGGTCGATGTTCTTCTGGGCGTTCTCGCTGGTCACCGGCACGCAGCAGCCGGCATCGCTCGAAGCGTCGATGCGCCTGCTGCTCAAGGACCTCGCCACCGGCGGCGCCTGGTACCACCTGTACTTCCTGCTCGTGACGATGCAGGTCTACCTGCTGTTCCCGTGGATCATGAAGCTGCTGCGGGCGACCGAGGGCAAGCACAAGTGGCTGCTGCTGGGCAGCGGGGCGCTGCAGGTCGGCGTGACGCTCTTCATGACGTACCAGCCGTTCGGCGTCAGCTACGAGACGATCACCCACCTGTACGCCACGTTGCTGCCGTACCAGTTCTACACGCTGTTCGGCGCCGTGGTGGCCATGCACTTCGAGGCCGTGCACGCCTGGGTCGGCCGGCACCGGCTGCTGCTCGGCGGCGCGCTCGTGGCGGTGCTGGCCGGCACCGAGTGGTACTACCTCCGGACCGTCCACAGTGGAACGTTCCCGCAGGTGACCAGCGACCCGTTCCAGCCCTACCTCATCCCGTGGTGCGTGACCGTGATCGCGGCGATCTACGCCTTCACGACGTGGTGGGCCGCGCGGCGCAGGGAGGGCGGCCGGGGTGCCCGGCTGGTCTCGTGGGCGGCGAACCGGTCGTTCAGCATCTTCCTGGTCCACCCGCTCGCGCTGGCGTTCCTCGGCCCGGTGATCCCGCACGTGGCGGAGCGCTTCGGCGCGCCCTGGCTGAGCGTGATCATCTACGTGGCCACGCTCGCGCTGACGATCGTCATCGTCGAGGCGCTGCGGCGCCTCCCGGGCAGTCGCGCGCTCACCGGACGGCCGCGCCTGCGGCTCGCCAAGGCCGCCGCCTGAGTCACCCCGCCGGGTGGTCAAGAGCACAAAAGACACTTCGGGCATGTCCCGGCGCGCGGTTCCGCGGTCTTCGGATATGCTGGCGGCCCGTGGGACTTCAGTCGCGGGCTACCAAGTACGTATTTGTCACCGGAGGCGTCGCCTCCTCTCTGGGTAAGGGACTCACGGCTTCCAGCCTGGGACAACTCCTTACCGCGCGCGGGCTTCGCGTCACGATGCAGAAGCTCGATCCGTACCTCAACGTCGACCCCGGGACGATGAACCCGTTCCAGCACGGTGAGGTGTTCGTCACCGACGACGGCGCCGAGACCGACCTCGACATCGGGCACTACGAGCGCTTCCTCGACCGCGACCTCGACGGCAAGGCCAACGTCACGACCGGCCAGGTCTACTCCGAGGTGATCGCCAAGGAGCGCCGCGGCGAGTACCTCGGCGACACCGTGCAGGTCATTCCGCACATCACCGACGAGATCAAGTCCCGGATCACCGCGGCCGCCGAGCCCGACGAGGCCGGCCAGACGCCGGACGTCGTGATCACCGAGGTCGGCGGCACGGTCGGCGACATCGAGTCCCTGCCGTTCCTGGAGGCCTGCCGCCAGGTCCGCCACGACGTCGGCCGCGACCACTGCTTCTTCCTGCACGTCTCGCTGGTGCCGTACCTGGCGCCGTCGGGCGAGCTCAAGACGAAGCCGACCCAGCACTCGGTCGCCGCGCTGCGCAACATCGGCATCCAGCCCGACGCGCTGGTCTGCCGGGCCGACCGCGAGATCCCCGAGGACCTCAAGCGCAAGATCGGCCTGATGTGCGACGTCGACACCGAGGCCGTCATCGCCTGCCCGGACGCGCGGTCGATCTACGACATCCCGAAGGTGCTGCACGGCGAGGCGCTCGACGCCTACGTCGTCCGCCGCCTCGGGCTGCCGTTCCGCGACGTCGACTGGACGGTGTGGGGCGACCTGCTCGACCGGGTGCACAACCCGAGCGAGATCGTGCGGATCGCGGTCGTCGGCAAGTACATCGACCTGCCGGACGCCTACCTGTCGGTCACCGAGGCCCTGCGTGCGGGCGGGTTCGCCCACCGCGCCAAGGTCGAGATCGTCTGGGTCGCCTCCGACGACGCGCAGACCGCGTCCGGCGCCGCGTCCGTGCTGTCCGATGTGGACGGTGTGCTGATCCCGGGCGGGTTCGGCATCCGCGGCATCGAGGGCAAGGTCGGCGCGATCGAGTACGCCCGCACCCGCGGCGTCCCGCTGCTCGGCCTGTGCCTCGGCCTGCAGTGCATGGTCATCGAGGGCGCCCGGCACCTGGCCGGCATCACCGACGCCGGCTCGTCGGAGTTCGACGAGAACACCCAGCACCCGGTGATCTCGACGATGGCCGACCAGCGCGACGTCGTCGCGGGGGAGCGCGACATGGGCGGCACCATGCGCCTGGGCGCCTACCCGGCGAAGCTCAAGCCGGGTTCGCAGGTCGCGAAGGCGTACGGCACCACCGAGGTGTCCGAGCGCCACCGGCACCGCTACGAGGTCAACAACGCCTACCGCAAGCAGCTCTCGGACGCGGGCCTGGTGTTCTCCGGCACGTCGCCGGACGACCGCCTGGTCGAGTTCGTCGAGCTGCCGGCCGAGGTGCACCCGTTCTTCGTCGGCACCCAGGCGCACCCCGAGCTCAAGAGCCGCCCGACTCGGCCGCACCCGCTCTTCAGCGCGTTCGTCAAGGCCGTCGTGGACCGCAAGGTCGCCGAGCGGCTGCCGGTCGAGCTGCCCGAAGCCCCGGTGGCGGCCCGATGACCGCGCCGGGCGAGCACGAGTTCAGCGTCGCCTCCAGCCGGGATGTCCACATCGGACGCGTCGTCGGTCTGCGGATCGACGAGGTCGTGATGCCGGACGGCAACACCGCGACCCGCGAGGTGATCGAGCACCTCGGCGCGGTGGCGATCGTCGCCTTGGACGACGACCAGCAGGTCACGCTCATCCACCAGTACCGGCACCCGATCGGGCACCGGCTGTGGGAGCTGCCCGCCGGCCTGATCGACCACCTCGGCGAGGACCCGGTCGGCACGGCCAAGCGCGAGCTGGTCGAGGAGGTCGGGCTGGCCGCCGCGGACTGGGTGACCCTGGTCGACGTCGCGGCGTCGCCCGGCTTCACCGACGAGGTCGTGCGGGTCTTCCTGGCCCGCGGACTGTCCGATGTGGACCGCGACGTGCTCGGCGAGGAGGAGGCGGACCTCGTCATCCGCAAGTTCCCGCTCGCCGAGGCCGTCCGGATGGCCCTGGCGGGCGAGCTGATCAACGGCGCGACGGTGTCCGGCGTGCTGGCCGCGCACGCGGTCGTCACCGGCGGCGCCGAGGCGCGCCCGGCAGACGCGCCGTGGGAGGACCGCCCGACGGCGTTCGCCAAGCGCAAGGAAGCCTGAGCCGCTCCGCTGCGTCCCGGTTCAGGGGCGCAGCGGACGGCCCTGGGCATCCAGGCCGCCGTTGTTCAGGAGCATGATGCCGTCGACGATCGGCCAGATCATGCCGACCCCGGTCATCAGGACGACGAACAGCTGCAGCAGGCCCAGCCCGATCTGGCCGGTGTAGAACCGGCCGGCGCCGAACGGCAGCACGATCTGGAGCACCCCGGCCACGGTCTTGGACCGGTAGGAGTAGGGGACCGGCGCGTACGGCACCGGGGCCGGCGGCGCGTACGGGTCCGGCATCGGCGGGGCGTACATCGGCAGCTGCATCGTCGGCTGCGCGTACATCGTCGGCTGCGCGTACATCGGCGGCGGCGGGCCGAAGAAGCCCGGGTGCGGCTGCGGCAGGTCGCGGAACAGCGGCCGCAGGTCGCCCAGCGTCGTCGCCGCGTAGGCGTCCGTCACCCGCGTCTCGTACTCGTCCGGCGTGATGCGGCCCATGCCGAAGTGGTCGGCCAGCAGCCTCGCCGCTTCCTCCCGCTCGGCCGTGCCGATGCGGAGCTCGTCCGACTCCATGAAATCCACGGTAACCGCGTCCAGCTGAGAACGGGGTTTCTGCCGGGTCACGGCCCCCGGGCGGCCTAAGGTGTCCGGCGTGGCCTCCAGCCCGCACAGCACGGCCGGCGCGATCGCCGCGTACCTCGACCACCTGGTCGTCGAACGCGGAACCGCGCGCAACACCCTGGACAGCTACGCCCGTGACCTGCGCCGGTACGCCGCGCACCTCGACGGCGTCGGCATCGCCAAGATCGCCGACGTCACCGCCGCGCACGTCACCTCCTTCGGTGCCGCTCTTCGTGAAGGCGACGACGAGCACCGGCCGCTGGCCGCGTCGTCGGCCGCGCGGGCGCTGGTCGCCGTGCGGGGCCTGCACAAGTTCGCCCACGCCGAGGGGCTCACCGAGCACAACCCGGCCCGCGAGGTCCGGCCGCCGACGCCGGCGAAGCGGCTGCCCAAGGCGTTGCCCGTCGACGACGTCCTGCGGCTGCTCGAGACCCCGCCGCCGGACGGCGAACGCCCCCTGCGCGACCGGGCGCTGCTGGAAGTGCTCTACTCCACCGGCGCCCGGATCTCCGAAGCCGTCGGGCTGGACGTCGACGACGTCGACGACACCGAACGCACCGTCCTGCTCGACGGCAAGGGCGGCAAGCAGCGCATCGTCCCGATCGGGCGGCCGGCGCTCGCCGCGCTGCACGCCTACACGGTCCGCGCGCGCCCGGCGCTCGCCGCCCACGGCCGCGGCACCGCGGCGCTGTTCCTCAACGCCCGCGGCAGCCGGCTTTCGCGGCAGAGCGCGTGGCAGGTCCTCAAGGACACCGCCGAACGGGCGGGGATCGTCGCCGCGGTCTCGCCGCACACCCTGCGCCACTCCTTCGCCACGCACCTGCTCGAAGGCGGCGCGGACGTCCGGGTCGTCCAGGAACTGCTCGGCCACGCTTCGGTGACGACGACGCAGGTGTACACGCTGGTCACGGTCAACACCCTGCGCGAGGTGTACGCGACGGCGCACCCCCGGGCACTGGGCTAGACGGCCCTATAGAGGGTCGACAGCCTTCATACGCTGGACCGACGGTCGAGTGACATTGCCCCACCGAGTCCGGCGCGTTGCTTTGCCGGGGGTTCGGCTCCGCGCATAGGCTGCGGCGGACGCTGACGAACAAGGAGCTTTCCCGCCATGTCGACACCGAACCAGCCGGCCCACCCGGCCGAGTCCGCCGGGTCGGCGGCGGCGAACCTCAGCCAGGTCACCATCGCCACGCCCGCGATCCACGACGGCGACGAACCGCAGGAGCGCAACGGCAAGAAGGTCAGGCTCGAGGGCATCGGGCCGACCGGCCGCCCGATCCGCGAGCACCCCGATCCGGCGCCGCTGGAGCAGCACGGCCCGGCCAAGATCATGGCGATGTGCAACCAGAAGGGCGGCGTCGGCAAGACGACGTCGACCATCAACCTGGGCGCCGCGCTCGCCGAGTACGGCCGCAAGGTGCTGCTCGTCGACTTCGACCCGCAGGGCGCCCTCGCCGTCGGGCTCGGCATCCAGCCGCACGAGCTCGACCACACGGTCTACAACGCCATCATGGAGCGGTCGGTCAGCGCCACCGACGTGCTGATGAAAACCCGCGTCGACGGCGTTGACCTGCTGCCGAGCAACATCGACCTGTCCGCGGCGGAGGTCCAGCTCGTCGCCGAGGTAGGGCGCGAGCACACGTTGTTACGGGTCCTGCGTCCGGTCATGAACGACTACGACTATGTTCTTGTCGACTGCCAGCCCTCGCTCGGCTTGCTCACGGTGAACGCGCTGACCGCTGCGGACGGCGTGATCATCCCGCTGGAGTGCGAGTTCTTCAGTCTGCGAGGCGTCGCCCTCCTGATCGACACCATCGAGAAGGTCCAGGAACGCCTCAACCCCAAACTGGACATAGTCGGGATTCTCGCCACCATGTACGACCCGAGAACCCTGCATTCGAAGGAGGTCATGGCTCGCGTGGTGGAGGCATTCGGCGAGACCGTGTTCGACACGGTCATCAACCGCACCGTGCGGTTCCCCGAGACGACGGTCGCGGGTGAGCCGATCACGACCTGGGCGCCCAAGTCGGCCGGCGCGGCGGCGTACCGTCAGCTGGCCCGCGAGGTGATCGCTCGGTGAGCAGGCGCGCCTCCCTGCCCGGAGCGTCGGAACTCTTCAGGATCACGACCAGCACCGCCAGCCCCGCCCTCGACCTCCCACCCCAGGCGCCGCCGCCCGCGCCCGCCGAACCCGTCGAGCCCACGGGCAACGGCCGGACCGAACAGCTCGCCCGCAGCGCGGCCCCGCACGGGTCCGGCCGGACCAAGCACGACGCGAAGATCACCGTGTACGTCTCCGGCGACGAGCTCGTCGCCATGGAGCAGGCCCGGCTGACGTTGCGCGCGAAGCACGACCTGGTCGTCGACCGCGGCCGGCTGGTCCGCGAGGCGGTCGCCGTGCTGCTGGCCGACTTCGACCAGAACGGCGAAGAGTCGGTGCTGGTGCAGCGGCTGCGGGTGGTCGGCTCAGACGGCGGCGAAACCGAGGGCTGATGGACGAGCCGGCACCGGTCCCGGCACCGGCTCCGGAGGACCTGGTTCCCGAAGAGCACCAGACGGTGCACGGCGGGATGATCCCCGAAGGCGTCAACACCGAGGAACTGAGCACGTCGAAGTTCAAGGTGCGGCTGGCCAACTTCGAGGGACCGTTCGACCTGCTGCTGCAGCTGATCTCGCAGCACCAGCTCGACGTCACCGAGGTGGCGCTGCACCGGGTCACCGACGACTTCATCGCGTACACGCGGGCGCTGGGCACCGACTGGAACCTCGACGAGACGACGGAGTTCCTGGTCATCGCGGCAACGCTCCTGGATTTGAAGGCAGCACGCCTGCTGCCCGCGGCCGAGGTCGAGAGCGAGGACGACCTGGCGCTGCTCGAAGCACGTGACCTGCTGTTCGCGCGCGTGCTGCAGTACCGCGCGTACAAGCAGGTGGCAGCCCTGTTCGGCGAGCTGGAGCAGGGCGCGCTGCGGCGCTACCCGCGATCGGTGGCGCTGGAGGACCGGTTCGTCGGGCTGCTGCCCGAGGTCATGCTGGGCGTGACGCCGGAGAAGTTCGCGGAGATCGCGGTGGCGGTCTTCCGGCCGAAGCCGCCGCCGACGGTGTCGATCGCCCACATCCACATGGGCCGCATCTCGGTGCGCGAGCACGCGGCGGTGCTGCGGGTGATGCTGGCGGAACGCGGGCAGGCGACGTTCGGCGAGCTGGTCGACGACTGCGAGCACACGGTCGAGATCGTGGCGCGCTTCCTGGCGCTGCTGGAGCTCTACCGCGAGGCGACGGTCCAGTTCGAGCAGACCGAGGCACTGGCGGAGCTGCACGTCCGCTGGACGGGCGGCTCGAAGGAAGAGGCCTCCGCGGCGGCCGAGCTGGACCGCATCGCCGGAGACGAAGAGGAGTACGGGTGAGCCCCGAAGAAAACGACCGGGTGGAAGCACCGCAACCGCCGGTGCCGCCGGTGGGCGAGCCGGCCGAGGTGCCGTCCGCCGGGGTCGAGGCACCGGAACCGCCTGCGGGTGAGCCTGCCGAGGGCGCGGCGGAGCTGGCTCTCGAAGAGGCGCTGTCCGGCGAGCCGGTCACCGAGGACGGCGAGCCGGTGGTCGAGGAGGCCACTGCCGAGGCGGCCGAAGCCGCGGCCGCCGACGAAGCTTCGGTCGAGGTGGCTGCCGAGCCTGAGGTCGGTGGCGCTGCCGCTGTTGAGCCGGCTGATGTCCCCGGGTCGGCGGCTGATGCTGCCGCCGAGCCGGCTGAGGTGGCTGCCGAGCCTGAGGTCGATGGCGCTGCCGCTGTTGAGCCGGCCGAAGCGCCCGGGTCGGAGGCTGATGCTGCCGCCGAGCCGGCTGAGGTGGCTGCCGAGCCTGAGGTCGATGGCGCTGCCGCTGTTGAGCCGGCCGAAGCCCCCGAGTCGGAGGCCGAGGTCGCCGCCGAGCCGGTCGACCTCGACCCCGCTGATCCCGAGTCCGACCTCGTCGCCGCGGGCGATGCCGACTCGCTGCCCGACGTCACCTCCGACGAGGCCCTCGAAGCCGCCCTCGAGGCCCTTCTCCTCGTCGTCGACTCGCCCGCCAGTGAGGAACTCCTCGCCGAAACCGTCGGGCAGCCCAAGGCGCGGATCGTCGTCGCGCTCCGGACCATGGCGCAGAAGTTCACCGACCGCTCCTCCGGGATCGACCTGCGGCGCGTCGGCGAAGGGTGGCGGTTCTACACTAGGGACGTCTACGCCCCGTTCGTGGAGAAGCTCCTGCTGGACGGCCAGCGGTCGAAGCTGACCCGGGCCGCGCTGGAGAGCCTCGCCGTGATCGCGTACCGGCAGCCGGTGACCCGTGCGCGGGTCGCCGCGGTGCGCGGCGTGAACGTGGACGGCGTGATCCGGACGCTCCTCGCGCGCGGCCTCATCGAAGAGATGGGGACCGACCCCGAGACGACCGGCACGCTGTACGTGACGACCGAGCTGTTCCTGGAGCGACTGGGGCTGTCGTCACTGAACGACCTGCCCGCCATCGCTCCGTTGCTACCCGAAGTGGACACCATCGATGACATCCAGTGAACACCCCGACGGCATCCGCCTGCAGAAGGTGCTGTCGCAGGCCGGGGTCGCCTCCCGGCGTGCGGCGGAGGACCTGATCGCGGCCGGCCGGGTCGAGGTGAACGGCGAGGTCGTCACCGAGCTGGGCCGCCGGGTGCACCCGGACGAGGCGATCATCCACGTCGACGGCACCCGCGTGAACCTGCGCGACGACCTGATCTACCTCGCCCTGAACAAGCCCAAGGGCGTGCACTCGACCATGTCGGACGACCGCGGCCGCCCGTGCGTCGGCGACTACCTGGCCGGCCGCTACGAGGAGACCCCCGGCGTCGTGCACGTCGGGCGGCTCGACGAGAACACCGAGGGCCTGCTGCTGCTCACCAACGACGGCGACCTCGGGCACCGGCTGATGCACCCGTCCTACCGGGTGCTCAAGACCTACCTCGCCGAGGTCGACGGCCTCGTGCCGCGCGGCCTGGGCAAGGAACTGCGCAACGGCTGGGAGCTGCCGGACGGCATCGTCAAGGTCGACCAGTTCCGGGTCAAGGACATGCACTCCGGCAAGTCGCTGGTGGAGCTGGTCATCCACGAGGGCAAGAAGCACATCGTGCGCCGCCTGCTCAAGGACACCGGGCACCCGGTGCTCAAGCTGGTCCGCACCGCGGTCGGCGACGTCCAGCTCGGCAACCAGCGCGTCGGCTCGATCCGGCGGCTGACGAAGACCGAGGTCGGCGCGCTCTACCGCAACGTCGAGCTCTGACGCCGCTCTTTGGGGGTCCGGGTGGCGAAGCCCCCGGCCTGGGGCGAAGCCCCGGTTGTCAGAGCACGGCGGTGACGAACCCGTCCGGGGTCTGCTCGTCCTGGCGGCCGTACCCCGCCGCCAGCTCCGAGCGGGTGACTGTGGCGGGCTCCCAGCCGTGCTCGCGCAGCCACTGCGGGGCCCGGTCGCCGAGGCCGCCCTTCCGCAGGCGCGTGACGTGCTCACCGCCCGGGGCCGCCTTGGCGCGCGCCAGCAGGCTATCCGGCGCGTCGCCCGGCCGGTGTTCGAACGACACCCGGCTACCCGGCGCGGACAGCTCGCCCACGGTGGTCAGCAGCCGGGAAGCCTCCTCGTACGACAGGTAGATCAACAGCCCCTCGGCCAGCCACGCCGTCGGCACGGCGGGGTCGAACCCGGCTTCGCGCAGCGGCGCGGCCCAATCCTCCCGTAGGTCCGCGCGCACGACGATCCGCGCGCACGCCGGTGTGGCGCCCTGCGTGGCGAGCACGTCGTCCTTGAACGCCAGCACATCCGGTAGGTCCAGCTCGAACAGCCGGGTGCCCGGCGGCCAGGCCAGCCGGAACGCCCGCGCGTCGAGCCCGGCCGCGAGGAGCACGACCTGCGCGCAGCCGGCGTCGAGCAGGTAGTCGTCGAAGAACCGGGTCCGGATGGCGACCTGCGGGTAGATCAGGGCGCCCAGGCCCGCCTGCGCGCTGCCGCGTTCCAGGCCGGGGAGGGCCGAGCGGCCCGCCGCGAAGAACGCGGCCGCGTAGGGGTCGTCGAACAGGCGGTCCGGGCGGCTGCTTTCGTAGGCGCGCAACGCGGCGACGCCGACAGCCGTGCGGCTCACTGCGGGCAGGGACTCCGTCACGGGGCCACCGTACGCCCGACTTTCCGCCGTGGCGGTGGTGATCCCCGGCTCGCTAGCGTGACGGGCATGCGACTCGGGGTGGTGTGCGGGGTCCTCGCGGTGCTCGTGGCCGGCACGGTGGCGCCGGCCGCCGCGGCGCCCGCGGCGAGCGAGCCGGTCTACGACTACGCGAAGGCGGTCCGTGAAACCGTCTGGGTCGACATCGGCCACGACGGCGACGGCGACGGCAAGCCCGACCGCGTCGCCGCCGACATCGTCCGGCCGAGCGAGCTGACCTCGGGCGTGCCGGTGATCATGGACGCCAGCCCGTACTACTCGTGCTGCGGGCGCGGCAACGAGAGCGAGCTCAAGTCGTACGACAGCGCCGGGAAGCCGGTGAAGTTCCCCCTGTTCTACGACAATTACTTCGTGCCGCGCGGGTACGCCGTGGTGCTCGTCGACCTGGTCGGGACGAACCGGTCCGCCGGCTGCGCGGACGTCGGCGGCGCTTCGGACGTCGACTCGGCGCGCAAGGTCGTCGACTGGCTGAACGGGCGCGCCACCGGGTACAGCGCGAAGACCGGCGGGAGCGCGGTGACCGCGGGCTGGAGCTCCGGGAACGTCGGCATGATCGGGAAGTCCTACGACGGCACGATCGCCAACGGCGTCGCGGCGACCGGTGTCGCGGGGCTGAAGACGATCGTGCCGATCTCGGCGATCAGCTCCTGGTACGACTACTACCGCTCCGACGGCGCGACGTTCGGCTTCAACCCGGACGGGCTGGCGCAGACCGTCGAAGCAGGCAACAGCGGGCAGAACTGCTCCGCGCAGAACCAGGTCCTCAAGCAGGGCGCGACGGCCAACGGCGACTACGGGCCGCAGTGGGCGGACCGGGACTACGCCGCGCACGCGGGCACCGTGCGCGCGAGCGTGCTGCTGTCGCACGGCGTCAACGACCTGAACGTCAAGACGATCAACTTCGGCCAGTGGTGGAGCGGGCTGAACGTCGAGAAGAAGATCTGGCTGTCGCAGACCGGGCACGTCGACCCGTTCGACTACCGGCGCGCCGACTGGGTCGACCTGCTGCACCGGTGGTTCGACCACTACCTGCTGGGCCTCGACAACGGCGTCCAGAACGGGCCGCAGGCCAGCGTCGAGCGGCAGCCGGACCAGTGGGCCGACCAGAGTGCCTACCCGGCCGCCGGCGCGGTGGCCACGACCTTGCGGCCGCACACCTCCGGTTCGCTCGGCACCGCGACGGCGTCGGGGACGGCGTCGTTCACCGACAACCCGAACGCCGGCGAGGACACCTGGGTGACGAACCCGGGCAGCGCGGCGCTGACCTACTCGACCGGCACGCTGGCCTCGGACCTGCAGGTGTCCGGGACGACGTCGATCACGGTGACGGCGACG of the Amycolatopsis sp. NBC_01488 genome contains:
- a CDS encoding Xaa-Pro dipeptidyl-peptidase, whose translation is MRLGVVCGVLAVLVAGTVAPAAAAPAASEPVYDYAKAVRETVWVDIGHDGDGDGKPDRVAADIVRPSELTSGVPVIMDASPYYSCCGRGNESELKSYDSAGKPVKFPLFYDNYFVPRGYAVVLVDLVGTNRSAGCADVGGASDVDSARKVVDWLNGRATGYSAKTGGSAVTAGWSSGNVGMIGKSYDGTIANGVAATGVAGLKTIVPISAISSWYDYYRSDGATFGFNPDGLAQTVEAGNSGQNCSAQNQVLKQGATANGDYGPQWADRDYAAHAGTVRASVLLSHGVNDLNVKTINFGQWWSGLNVEKKIWLSQTGHVDPFDYRRADWVDLLHRWFDHYLLGLDNGVQNGPQASVERQPDQWADQSAYPAAGAVATTLRPHTSGSLGTATASGTASFTDNPNAGEDTWVTNPGSAALTYSTGTLASDLQVSGTTSITVTATPSTASARLSALLVDLGAATIRNFAGSGEGVKTGTTENCWGSSAPGDDACYKITSADVKKVGYTILSRGWADLANYASLAQERVLTPGTAYTMTFRLASTDHVVPKGHALALIIGGTDGSFIRGPAQPGRVTLELARTSASVPLVGIPQAATTHPAPAGGAFVPSAGRADLR